The genome window TGCGCTCATCCCTCCCGGCAGACTTGGACGGAACGGATCGGTCTTATCTTGATGAGGACCCCGACGCATGATTGTGCCCATGCCCATAGAATTCATGCTGATCCCGCTGGTCCTTTTCGGAAGCTGGTTCTTCTCCGGCATCGAAACCGGCATCATCTCGCTGAATCGACATCGCTTGCTCCATATCGTGCGGAGCGGATCACATCGCGCCAAGCTGCTCGAGGGGTACCTGCTTGACACCCAGCGTCTTTTTGGGACGACCCTGGTGGGCAATAATTTGTGCAACGTGGTTGTCTCAACGCTGTGCGGCAGTTTGAGCGCCCGCGTGTGGGGTCCGATCGGACAGTCCGCCACGAGTGTACTGCTTGCTCTCGTGATTCTGGTCTTCTGCGAGTACTTCCCCAAAGTCTGGTTTACCAGCCGGCCCATCCAGCGCTGCATCCGCTTCGCCCCCCTGCTACGCGTCGTTGAAACCCTGCTCTACCCGCTCTCCTTCATCGCCGTCTCGGTGACCCGCCTGATGATCCCTCAAAAGAAGGAGCAAGGCCCGTTTGTCACCCGCGAGCATATCCAGACGCTGGCGCAGGGCAGCGAGGATGGCGGCGAAATAACCGCGTTCGAACGGCTGATGATCAAACAGGTCCTCGACTTGCAGCTCAAGACCACGGAGCAGATCATGACGCCGATCAGCCGCGTGGTCGCCGCCGCCCCCGACGACCCGCTCGCCGCCTGCCTCGAACGGGTGCGTGGCGCGGGGCACATCCGGCTGCCGGTCATCGACCCCGAAACCCGCGCCTGCCTCGGCATCCTCGACACCTTCGAGGTGCTCACAGGCGGCTCGCCCAACCCCTCCGGCGTGGCCCGGGATCACATGATTCCCCCGTTCTTCGTCAACGCCGATCTCCACGCCGACGACGTGCTCCCGCTGCTGCGGCGGCACCGCCAGACCTTGGCCATCGTGCGCGATCCCGCGTCCGGCGCCGTCAAAGGGATCGTCACCCAGGACAACATCCTGACGACGCTGCTCAGCGGCGCCCTGCCCGCCGCCGTCAAGGCCCCCGCGCCCGCCTGACCGCCGCCTACGCCCACACCAGCCAGATCAGGCCCGCGCCAGCGAGCAGCGCCGCGAGCGTGAAGGGGACGCC of Lentisphaerota bacterium contains these proteins:
- a CDS encoding DUF21 domain-containing protein, yielding MIVPMPIEFMLIPLVLFGSWFFSGIETGIISLNRHRLLHIVRSGSHRAKLLEGYLLDTQRLFGTTLVGNNLCNVVVSTLCGSLSARVWGPIGQSATSVLLALVILVFCEYFPKVWFTSRPIQRCIRFAPLLRVVETLLYPLSFIAVSVTRLMIPQKKEQGPFVTREHIQTLAQGSEDGGEITAFERLMIKQVLDLQLKTTEQIMTPISRVVAAAPDDPLAACLERVRGAGHIRLPVIDPETRACLGILDTFEVLTGGSPNPSGVARDHMIPPFFVNADLHADDVLPLLRRHRQTLAIVRDPASGAVKGIVTQDNILTTLLSGALPAAVKAPAPA